One part of the Tachysurus fulvidraco isolate hzauxx_2018 chromosome 23, HZAU_PFXX_2.0, whole genome shotgun sequence genome encodes these proteins:
- the sycp2 gene encoding synaptonemal complex protein 2 isoform X2, with translation MARLQDKQVEEFVDQALKNNFQPLEEFLLIETREGITSKCSRQFISKLDKLINKELDQKNVKNASVVFTIFPKLGNTLVFPEGKGLSLMVSQGLVKKLVQWFEKVRKIWVEAGPTRNELFVNLAEDFFDALMVIHESCKEGTFQVTESLLHHIGKLASDPQVNILIQKEAVRKLNMILGKIPLQLKKEKKILSSQEASIVMSDLASRIIKGGDYDLQVALMEALCRMTSRAQRRQLADLWFRMKFVASAFNKIQDTEFETDCRKFLNLVNGMQGDDRSVYSYPCLEVFLDKHVLLMPVDENLHEFWIDFNVGSQSISFYFCLADDESKHDIQWDTLCITDNEVHSYTVEEEKDIKVLQLVLTEPVCLSSIEGTRLHIHFSSSLDILKATKKVYGETKNKKFIGKTTTSVVKTTVQIILDEGDSQVLFPESQGSSHHVEKTVPSSVRSDAYCQSLISEDRDNQHLNQQMITPLCRKVSESCMYVSGSAGRKVGRSLFSCVLPESASRKSKLKPALELIASSEKRKALEMKEPLTAKLSHSLQTVIVEKESTNKQAVPDLQSPNVHPYQEGLQGVGKYLRHIPVEKVVKMVQTDQELQEEPLDNGIVLDTQPAVWKETSILPSPSCFYKKRISMSGSLFPCQRESSRQFRSEPPQQPLSAQSSSGGLSHKQLHTQLTQRLEQVLREREQQEQHPQEHFAAGKEAGLVKSLTQTELGTAEQSASAKRNGTCMSNNTTEKAAKSMVKQINSHYNRTAISTAAQEHAPLFNIAPTSGYIFNKSWCPNSVAKISANQSKKPSNQNKNIYAFGLNLPELSEKQNRSFEISGIKRSSSMSLSSTSKKCTPMKPAGHNVKKHLFSDTDTDNMTEISWLKSANRKPKPKVADYTRQPVKPTHPPTTFTFETPNIPIPSPKCAQALPKQKWKRQKKLVEEKNKTSKNVANRKPTVRPKRTSVIARSYREVSDSELETDEPAPAKKFIIKQPEKPQRPAIVKPPVKRNSEVRSNEVHKLLNEKEGKKLTDYEKSKQKKMTATVLGSTKGKENVLAPKITPLGLSTLPSSINKSVEKKTAMLRPALAPLNPMSKTSQAIAQEGKIDGIIEQSEKKKETPGITTTHPVTNDNFLEEKGVSEILGSEWSKNRKNLLSPVLTKETWASKNTSFCLSPLSIEKKRSEEKNASLPSSPLTPLPPLCISPVGAISPPLDLPSHLKGIQAFSFYKSSGGPDIAKRLSHPFVTPFVQQQSAQENAELRPEQPFLHPIIASTGRKKCPSMLNSPDKEEDLRGFLNSSNKSILQTCYDKESVVSLVSLSQSSHTSMNNIATICTELEKTPASVQGSSFKKAESGPTTKRTWHSSCSSTSLSEQDGSECDKRIKARHTKPAVRMKPRKLFKPNVTLQSKKKGSKQPIDVDSSTEEGDKDKGSVTEVRSTVVSSCWEADMDLVQPEVSTSQEITYVCRQFSSELTRKVENRSRRMDLFTKQSLKVCRQHVSNITMKVQEYRFKRLEAVKQVLMDEMKNLEQDDTSLRNMEAELAAYWKKQALDFHAYKERGTERLNNLRSTIETNLGRNLDYEEQIFFSQMHLMKKDMKSVQDHLVRQMHEEELQSVRRGLQTLFLSDVPML, from the exons TGGCACGCCTTCAGGATAAACAG GTGGAGGAATTTGTAGACCAGGCTTTGAAAAACAACTTTCAACCTTTGGAGGAGTTTTTACTAATTGAGACCAGAGAAGGTATTACTTCAAAATGTTCCAGGCAGTTCATCTCAAAACTGGACAAACTAATTAACAAG GAACTGGACCAGAAGAATGTGAAGAATGCTTCTGTGGTATTTACCATCTTTCCTAAATTGGGGAACACACTGGTCTTTCCAGAGGGTAAAGGTTTATCATTGATGGTGTCACAAGGACTTGTGAAAAAG CTGGTACAGTGGTTTGAGAAAGTCAGAAAGATATGGGTTGAAGCTGGACCGACAAGGAACGAGCTGTTTGTAAACTTAGCTGAAGACTTCTTTGATGCATTGATG GTCATTCATGAAAGTTGTAAAGAGG GTACTTTCCAAGTAACAGAATCCCTGCTCCATCACATTGGCAAATTGGCTTCTGATCCCCAAGTTAACATTCTGATTCAAAAAGAG GCGGTGAGGAAACTGAATATGATTTTAGGGAAGATCCCATTACAactgaagaaagagaaaaagatctTGTCATCTCAAGAGGCATCAATTGTCAT GAGTGATTTGGCTAGTCGAATTATCAAGGGAGGAG ATTATGATCTTCAGGTGGCTTTGATGGAGGCTCTGTGTAGAATGACTTCTCGTGCCCAAAGAAGGCAGCTGGCTGATCTGTGGTTCAGAATGAAATTTGTTGCCTCTGCATTCAACAAGATTCAGGACACAGAGTTTGAgact gaTTGCCGAAAATTTTTAAATCTAGTAAATGGAATGCAAGGTGATGACCgaag tgTATACTCCTATCCTTGTCTGGAGGTGTTTTTAGACAAGCATGTG TTGCTCATGCCTGTGGATGAAAACCTTCATGAGTTCTGGATTGACTTCAATGTAGGAAGCCAGAGTATTTCCTTCTATTTCTGCCTTGCTGATGATGAATCAAAG CACGACATCCAGTGGGACACTCTGTGCATAACAGATAATGAGGTCCACAGTTACACAGTGGAAG AAGAGAAAGATATAAAAGTGCTGCAGCTGGTTCTAACTGAGCCAGTGTGTCTGAGCAGTATTGAGGGCACCAGACTCCACATCCATTTCAGTTCCTCCTTAGACATCCTCAAGGCCACCAAAAAAGTCTACGGAGAAACCAAGAATAAA AAGTTTATTGGAAAGACTACCACATCAGTGGTAAAAACCACTGTTCAGATAATTTTGGATGAAGGAGATTCACAG GTTCTTTTTCCTGAGAGTCAGGGTTCCTCTCATCATGTGGAAAAAACTGTACCTTCTTCAGTGAGGAGTGACGCCTACTGTCAGTCACTGATATCAGAGGACAGAGATAACCAACACCTCAACCAGCAG ATGATAACCCCATTATGTAGAAAGGTATCAGAGTCATGTATGTATGTCTCTGGTAGTGCAGGACGTAAAGTTGGCAGAAGCCTGTTCAGCTGTGTGTTGCCTGAAT CTGCCTCACGGAAGTCAAAGTTGAAACCAGCTTTAGAGTTGATCGCTTCCTCAGAGAAGAGGAAAGCATTGGAAATGAAAGAGCCTTTAACTGCCAAATTATCTCACAGTTTGCAGACAGTTATTGTGGAAAAGGAAAGCACAAATAAACAG GCAGTTCCCGATCTACAGAGCCCAAATGTACATCCATACCAGGAAGGATTACAAGGTGTGGGAAAATATCTTCGG CACATTCCTGTGGAGAAAGTAGTGAAAATGGTGCAAACTGACCAAGAGCTCCAAGAAGAGCCTTTAG ATAACGGTATAGTACTAGACACCCAGCCAGCTGTGTGGAAAGAAACTTCaat ATTACCAAGTCCTAGCTGCTTTTACAAAAAGAGAATTTCTATGTCTGGGTCATTATTTCCATGTCAGCGTGAATCCTCACGTCAGTTCAGATCAG AACCTCCACAGCAGCCACTGTCAGCCCAGAGCAGCTCTGGGGGACTAAGCCACAAACAGCTTCATACTCAGCTAACTCAAAGACTAGAGCAGGTCCTGAGAGAGCGTGAGCAGCAGGAGCAACACCCACAAGAGCACTTTGCTGCTGGAAAAGAGGCTGGGCTTGTAAAAAGTCTCACGCAAACTGAACTTGGTACAGCTGAACAGAGTGCATCGGCTAAGAGAAATGGAACTTGCATGAGCAACAATACA acagagaaagcagCCAAGAGCATGGTGAAGCAGATAAATAGCCATTATAATCGCACTGCCATTAGTACAGCAGCACAGGAGCATGCCCCCTTGTTTAACATTGCACCAACTAGCGG ATATATTTTCAACAAGAGTTGGTGTCCAAATTCGGTT GCCAAGATCTCTGCTAATCAATCTAAGAAACCATCAAATCAGAATAA GAACATTTATGCATTCGGTCTTAATTTGCCAGAGCTCAGTGAG AAACAAAATAGGTCTTTTGAAATATCTGGAATAAAAAGAAG CAGTTCCATGAGTCTTTCCAGCACCTCTAAGAAGTGTACTCCCATGAAG cCAGCTGGTCATAATGTGAAGAAGCATCTGTTCAGTGACACTGATACCGACAATATGACAGAAATTAGCTGGCTAAAATCAGCTAACAGGAAACCCAAGCCTAAAGTGGCAGACTACACGAGACAGCCAGTTAAGCCCACTCATCCGCCCACAACCTTCACAT TTGAAACCCCAAACATACCCATTCCCTCACCAAAGTGTGCACAAGCATTGCCTAAACAAAAGTGG AAAAGGCAGAAAAAGCTTGTAGAAGAAAAGAATAAGACATCCAAGAATGTTGCCAACAGAAAGCCCACAGTCAGGCCGAAGAGAACTTCAGTCATAGCCAGATCCTACAGAGAGGTGTCTGACAGTGAGTTAGAAACCGATGAACCAGCTCCAGCAAAG AAATTCATCATCAAACAGCCAGAAAAGCCTCAGAGGCCTGCTATAGTCAAACCACCTGTTAAAAGAAACAGTGAAGTCAGGTCAAATGAAGTGCATAAGTTGCTGAACgagaaagaggggaaaaaattaactgattatgaaaaatcaaagcaaaagaaGATGACTGCAACTGTTCTTGGGTCTACCAAAGGAAAGGAAAATGTTTTGGCCCCTAAAATCACTCCTTTAGGTCTTTCTACTCTGCCTTCtagcataaataaat CTGTGGAGAAGAAAACAGCCATGCTGAGACCTGCTCTTGCACCTCTGAACCCTATGTCTAAG ACGTCTCAGGCCATAGCACAAGAAGGAAAGATAGATGGCATAATTGAACAATctgagaaaaagaaggaaacacCAGGAATTACCACTACACATCCAGTGACAAATGACAATTTTTTAGAGGAAAAAGGGGTCAGCGAAATATTGGGTTCTGAATGGTCAAAGAACAGGAAGAATTTGCTTTCTCCAGTTTTAACAAAAGAAACTTGGGCCTCCAAAAACACCTCTTTCTGCCTTTCTCCATTATCCATTGAGAAGAAGAGAT ctgaagAGAAAAATGCATCTTTACCCAGCTCTCCTCTGACACCCCTCCCACCCTTGTGCATCTCTCCTGTTGGTGCCATTTCTCCTCCCCTGGACTTGCCTAGCCATCTTAAAGGGATTCAAGCTTTTTCCTTTTATAAATCTTCAGGAGGACCGGATATTGCCAAAAGACTTTCTCACCCTTTTGTAACCCCTTTTGTTCAGCAACAAAGTGCTCAAGAG AATGCTGAGCTGAGACCAGAACAGCCATTCCTTCACCCAATCATTGCCTCCACTGGTAGGAAGAAATGTCCTTCCATGCTCAACTCTCCAGACAAAGAAGAAGATCTTAGAGGCTTTCTAAATAGCTCAAACAAAAGTATCTTGCAGACATGCTATGATAAAGAGTCTGTGGTCTCTTTGGTGTCACTAAGCcaatcatcacacacatctaTGAACAATATAGCTACAATCTGCACTGAACTTGAG AAAACACCTGCATCTGTTCAGGGAAGCAGTTTTAAAAAGGCAGAAtcag GTCCAACAACCAAACGTACTTGGCACAGCTCCTGCAGTTCAACAAGTCTTTCTGAACAAGATGGTAGTGAATGTGACAAGAGGATTAAAGCCAGGCACACTAAACCCGCTGTTAGAATGAAGCCAAGAAAACTGTTCAAACCTAATGTCACACTACAGTCTAAGAAAAAAG GCTCTAAACAACCCATAGATGTTGACAGCAGCACTGAGGAAGGGGATAAAGACAAGGGATCAG TTACTGAAGTGCGGTCCACAGTGGTGTCGAGCTGTTGGGAGGCAGATATGGATCTTGTACAGCCTGAAGTGAGCACATCTCAGGAGATAACTTATGTCTGTCGCCAGTTCAGCTCTGAACTTACAAGAAAAGTTGAG AACCGCTCAAGGAGAATGGATCTCTTCACCAAACAGTCCCTAAAGGTCTGCAGGCAACATGTTTCCAATATAACCATGAAAGTGCAAGAGTACAG GTTTAAGAGGCTGGAGGCAGTTAAACAAGTTCTAATGGATGAAATGAAAAACTTAGAACAAGATGACACATCTCTACGGAACATGGAGGCAGAGCTGGCT GCTTACTGGAAGAAGCAAGCCCTGGATTTCCATGCTTACAAGGAAAGAGGAACAGAAAG GCTAAATAATTTAAGAAGCACAATTGAAACTAATCTAGGACGAAACTTGGACTACGAGGAACAGATCTTTTTTTCACAG ATGCATTTGATGAAGAAAGATATGAAATCTGTTCAGGATCATCTAGTCAGACAGATG CATGAGGAAGAGTTGCAAAGTGTACGTAGAGGACTACAGACCTTGTTCCTTTCAGATGTGCCTATGCTTTAA
- the sycp2 gene encoding synaptonemal complex protein 2 isoform X1, translated as MARLQDKQVEEFVDQALKNNFQPLEEFLLIETREGITSKCSRQFISKLDKLINKELDQKNVKNASVVFTIFPKLGNTLVFPEGKGLSLMVSQGLVKKLVQWFEKVRKIWVEAGPTRNELFVNLAEDFFDALMVIHESCKEGTFQVTESLLHHIGKLASDPQVNILIQKEAVRKLNMILGKIPLQLKKEKKILSSQEASIVMSDLASRIIKGGDYDLQVALMEALCRMTSRAQRRQLADLWFRMKFVASAFNKIQDTEFETDCRKFLNLVNGMQGDDRSVYSYPCLEVFLDKHVLLMPVDENLHEFWIDFNVGSQSISFYFCLADDESKHDIQWDTLCITDNEVHSYTVEEEKDIKVLQLVLTEPVCLSSIEGTRLHIHFSSSLDILKATKKVYGETKNKKFIGKTTTSVVKTTVQIILDEGDSQVLFPESQGSSHHVEKTVPSSVRSDAYCQSLISEDRDNQHLNQQMITPLCRKVSESCMYVSGSAGRKVGRSLFSCVLPESASRKSKLKPALELIASSEKRKALEMKEPLTAKLSHSLQTVIVEKESTNKQAVPDLQSPNVHPYQEGLQGVGKYLRHIPVEKVVKMVQTDQELQEEPLDNGIVLDTQPAVWKETSILPSPSCFYKKRISMSGSLFPCQRESSRQFRSEPPQQPLSAQSSSGGLSHKQLHTQLTQRLEQVLREREQQEQHPQEHFAAGKEAGLVKSLTQTELGTAEQSASAKRNGTCMSNNTTEKAAKSMVKQINSHYNRTAISTAAQEHAPLFNIAPTSGYIFNKSWCPNSVAKISANQSKKPSNQNKNIYAFGLNLPELSEKQNRSFEISGIKRSSSMSLSSTSKKCTPMKPAGHNVKKHLFSDTDTDNMTEISWLKSANRKPKPKVADYTRQPVKPTHPPTTFTFETPNIPIPSPKCAQALPKQKWKRQKKLVEEKNKTSKNVANRKPTVRPKRTSVIARSYREVSDSELETDEPAPAKKFIIKQPEKPQRPAIVKPPVKRNSEVRSNEVHKLLNEKEGKKLTDYEKSKQKKMTATVLGSTKGKENVLAPKITPLGLSTLPSSINKSVEKKTAMLRPALAPLNPMSKTSQAIAQEGKIDGIIEQSEKKKETPGITTTHPVTNDNFLEEKGVSEILGSEWSKNRKNLLSPVLTKETWASKNTSFCLSPLSIEKKRSEEKNASLPSSPLTPLPPLCISPVGAISPPLDLPSHLKGIQAFSFYKSSGGPDIAKRLSHPFVTPFVQQQSAQENAELRPEQPFLHPIIASTGRKKCPSMLNSPDKEEDLRGFLNSSNKSILQTCYDKESVVSLVSLSQSSHTSMNNIATICTELEKTPASVQGSSFKKAESGPTTKRTWHSSCSSTSLSEQDGSECDKRIKARHTKPAVRMKPRKLFKPNVTLQSKKKGSKQPIDVDSSTEEGDKDKGSAVTEVRSTVVSSCWEADMDLVQPEVSTSQEITYVCRQFSSELTRKVENRSRRMDLFTKQSLKVCRQHVSNITMKVQEYRFKRLEAVKQVLMDEMKNLEQDDTSLRNMEAELAAYWKKQALDFHAYKERGTERLNNLRSTIETNLGRNLDYEEQIFFSQMHLMKKDMKSVQDHLVRQMHEEELQSVRRGLQTLFLSDVPML; from the exons TGGCACGCCTTCAGGATAAACAG GTGGAGGAATTTGTAGACCAGGCTTTGAAAAACAACTTTCAACCTTTGGAGGAGTTTTTACTAATTGAGACCAGAGAAGGTATTACTTCAAAATGTTCCAGGCAGTTCATCTCAAAACTGGACAAACTAATTAACAAG GAACTGGACCAGAAGAATGTGAAGAATGCTTCTGTGGTATTTACCATCTTTCCTAAATTGGGGAACACACTGGTCTTTCCAGAGGGTAAAGGTTTATCATTGATGGTGTCACAAGGACTTGTGAAAAAG CTGGTACAGTGGTTTGAGAAAGTCAGAAAGATATGGGTTGAAGCTGGACCGACAAGGAACGAGCTGTTTGTAAACTTAGCTGAAGACTTCTTTGATGCATTGATG GTCATTCATGAAAGTTGTAAAGAGG GTACTTTCCAAGTAACAGAATCCCTGCTCCATCACATTGGCAAATTGGCTTCTGATCCCCAAGTTAACATTCTGATTCAAAAAGAG GCGGTGAGGAAACTGAATATGATTTTAGGGAAGATCCCATTACAactgaagaaagagaaaaagatctTGTCATCTCAAGAGGCATCAATTGTCAT GAGTGATTTGGCTAGTCGAATTATCAAGGGAGGAG ATTATGATCTTCAGGTGGCTTTGATGGAGGCTCTGTGTAGAATGACTTCTCGTGCCCAAAGAAGGCAGCTGGCTGATCTGTGGTTCAGAATGAAATTTGTTGCCTCTGCATTCAACAAGATTCAGGACACAGAGTTTGAgact gaTTGCCGAAAATTTTTAAATCTAGTAAATGGAATGCAAGGTGATGACCgaag tgTATACTCCTATCCTTGTCTGGAGGTGTTTTTAGACAAGCATGTG TTGCTCATGCCTGTGGATGAAAACCTTCATGAGTTCTGGATTGACTTCAATGTAGGAAGCCAGAGTATTTCCTTCTATTTCTGCCTTGCTGATGATGAATCAAAG CACGACATCCAGTGGGACACTCTGTGCATAACAGATAATGAGGTCCACAGTTACACAGTGGAAG AAGAGAAAGATATAAAAGTGCTGCAGCTGGTTCTAACTGAGCCAGTGTGTCTGAGCAGTATTGAGGGCACCAGACTCCACATCCATTTCAGTTCCTCCTTAGACATCCTCAAGGCCACCAAAAAAGTCTACGGAGAAACCAAGAATAAA AAGTTTATTGGAAAGACTACCACATCAGTGGTAAAAACCACTGTTCAGATAATTTTGGATGAAGGAGATTCACAG GTTCTTTTTCCTGAGAGTCAGGGTTCCTCTCATCATGTGGAAAAAACTGTACCTTCTTCAGTGAGGAGTGACGCCTACTGTCAGTCACTGATATCAGAGGACAGAGATAACCAACACCTCAACCAGCAG ATGATAACCCCATTATGTAGAAAGGTATCAGAGTCATGTATGTATGTCTCTGGTAGTGCAGGACGTAAAGTTGGCAGAAGCCTGTTCAGCTGTGTGTTGCCTGAAT CTGCCTCACGGAAGTCAAAGTTGAAACCAGCTTTAGAGTTGATCGCTTCCTCAGAGAAGAGGAAAGCATTGGAAATGAAAGAGCCTTTAACTGCCAAATTATCTCACAGTTTGCAGACAGTTATTGTGGAAAAGGAAAGCACAAATAAACAG GCAGTTCCCGATCTACAGAGCCCAAATGTACATCCATACCAGGAAGGATTACAAGGTGTGGGAAAATATCTTCGG CACATTCCTGTGGAGAAAGTAGTGAAAATGGTGCAAACTGACCAAGAGCTCCAAGAAGAGCCTTTAG ATAACGGTATAGTACTAGACACCCAGCCAGCTGTGTGGAAAGAAACTTCaat ATTACCAAGTCCTAGCTGCTTTTACAAAAAGAGAATTTCTATGTCTGGGTCATTATTTCCATGTCAGCGTGAATCCTCACGTCAGTTCAGATCAG AACCTCCACAGCAGCCACTGTCAGCCCAGAGCAGCTCTGGGGGACTAAGCCACAAACAGCTTCATACTCAGCTAACTCAAAGACTAGAGCAGGTCCTGAGAGAGCGTGAGCAGCAGGAGCAACACCCACAAGAGCACTTTGCTGCTGGAAAAGAGGCTGGGCTTGTAAAAAGTCTCACGCAAACTGAACTTGGTACAGCTGAACAGAGTGCATCGGCTAAGAGAAATGGAACTTGCATGAGCAACAATACA acagagaaagcagCCAAGAGCATGGTGAAGCAGATAAATAGCCATTATAATCGCACTGCCATTAGTACAGCAGCACAGGAGCATGCCCCCTTGTTTAACATTGCACCAACTAGCGG ATATATTTTCAACAAGAGTTGGTGTCCAAATTCGGTT GCCAAGATCTCTGCTAATCAATCTAAGAAACCATCAAATCAGAATAA GAACATTTATGCATTCGGTCTTAATTTGCCAGAGCTCAGTGAG AAACAAAATAGGTCTTTTGAAATATCTGGAATAAAAAGAAG CAGTTCCATGAGTCTTTCCAGCACCTCTAAGAAGTGTACTCCCATGAAG cCAGCTGGTCATAATGTGAAGAAGCATCTGTTCAGTGACACTGATACCGACAATATGACAGAAATTAGCTGGCTAAAATCAGCTAACAGGAAACCCAAGCCTAAAGTGGCAGACTACACGAGACAGCCAGTTAAGCCCACTCATCCGCCCACAACCTTCACAT TTGAAACCCCAAACATACCCATTCCCTCACCAAAGTGTGCACAAGCATTGCCTAAACAAAAGTGG AAAAGGCAGAAAAAGCTTGTAGAAGAAAAGAATAAGACATCCAAGAATGTTGCCAACAGAAAGCCCACAGTCAGGCCGAAGAGAACTTCAGTCATAGCCAGATCCTACAGAGAGGTGTCTGACAGTGAGTTAGAAACCGATGAACCAGCTCCAGCAAAG AAATTCATCATCAAACAGCCAGAAAAGCCTCAGAGGCCTGCTATAGTCAAACCACCTGTTAAAAGAAACAGTGAAGTCAGGTCAAATGAAGTGCATAAGTTGCTGAACgagaaagaggggaaaaaattaactgattatgaaaaatcaaagcaaaagaaGATGACTGCAACTGTTCTTGGGTCTACCAAAGGAAAGGAAAATGTTTTGGCCCCTAAAATCACTCCTTTAGGTCTTTCTACTCTGCCTTCtagcataaataaat CTGTGGAGAAGAAAACAGCCATGCTGAGACCTGCTCTTGCACCTCTGAACCCTATGTCTAAG ACGTCTCAGGCCATAGCACAAGAAGGAAAGATAGATGGCATAATTGAACAATctgagaaaaagaaggaaacacCAGGAATTACCACTACACATCCAGTGACAAATGACAATTTTTTAGAGGAAAAAGGGGTCAGCGAAATATTGGGTTCTGAATGGTCAAAGAACAGGAAGAATTTGCTTTCTCCAGTTTTAACAAAAGAAACTTGGGCCTCCAAAAACACCTCTTTCTGCCTTTCTCCATTATCCATTGAGAAGAAGAGAT ctgaagAGAAAAATGCATCTTTACCCAGCTCTCCTCTGACACCCCTCCCACCCTTGTGCATCTCTCCTGTTGGTGCCATTTCTCCTCCCCTGGACTTGCCTAGCCATCTTAAAGGGATTCAAGCTTTTTCCTTTTATAAATCTTCAGGAGGACCGGATATTGCCAAAAGACTTTCTCACCCTTTTGTAACCCCTTTTGTTCAGCAACAAAGTGCTCAAGAG AATGCTGAGCTGAGACCAGAACAGCCATTCCTTCACCCAATCATTGCCTCCACTGGTAGGAAGAAATGTCCTTCCATGCTCAACTCTCCAGACAAAGAAGAAGATCTTAGAGGCTTTCTAAATAGCTCAAACAAAAGTATCTTGCAGACATGCTATGATAAAGAGTCTGTGGTCTCTTTGGTGTCACTAAGCcaatcatcacacacatctaTGAACAATATAGCTACAATCTGCACTGAACTTGAG AAAACACCTGCATCTGTTCAGGGAAGCAGTTTTAAAAAGGCAGAAtcag GTCCAACAACCAAACGTACTTGGCACAGCTCCTGCAGTTCAACAAGTCTTTCTGAACAAGATGGTAGTGAATGTGACAAGAGGATTAAAGCCAGGCACACTAAACCCGCTGTTAGAATGAAGCCAAGAAAACTGTTCAAACCTAATGTCACACTACAGTCTAAGAAAAAAG GCTCTAAACAACCCATAGATGTTGACAGCAGCACTGAGGAAGGGGATAAAGACAAGGGATCAG CAGTTACTGAAGTGCGGTCCACAGTGGTGTCGAGCTGTTGGGAGGCAGATATGGATCTTGTACAGCCTGAAGTGAGCACATCTCAGGAGATAACTTATGTCTGTCGCCAGTTCAGCTCTGAACTTACAAGAAAAGTTGAG AACCGCTCAAGGAGAATGGATCTCTTCACCAAACAGTCCCTAAAGGTCTGCAGGCAACATGTTTCCAATATAACCATGAAAGTGCAAGAGTACAG GTTTAAGAGGCTGGAGGCAGTTAAACAAGTTCTAATGGATGAAATGAAAAACTTAGAACAAGATGACACATCTCTACGGAACATGGAGGCAGAGCTGGCT GCTTACTGGAAGAAGCAAGCCCTGGATTTCCATGCTTACAAGGAAAGAGGAACAGAAAG GCTAAATAATTTAAGAAGCACAATTGAAACTAATCTAGGACGAAACTTGGACTACGAGGAACAGATCTTTTTTTCACAG ATGCATTTGATGAAGAAAGATATGAAATCTGTTCAGGATCATCTAGTCAGACAGATG CATGAGGAAGAGTTGCAAAGTGTACGTAGAGGACTACAGACCTTGTTCCTTTCAGATGTGCCTATGCTTTAA